The following coding sequences lie in one Pirellulales bacterium genomic window:
- a CDS encoding UDP-N-acetylmuramoyl-L-alanyl-D-glutamate--2,6-diaminopimelate ligase, whose product MRENISSAGGISLRQLLPTAALFGADDVVVQACTADSRTCRPGDLYAALVGSHVDGHDFVSQAVGRGAAAILTERYVPAAGAPVCVAPDSRVAFGQICQALAGNPSEKLKVIGVTGTNGKTSTCWLIASVLEAAGYNAGLTGTILNSDGVAVDPSEMTTPPAPMLADWLARTAANGCSHAVLEVSSHALAQARTAGIEFDAACITNVRRDHLDFHNSIENYRQAKSRLLKQIRPDGFAVLNADDPACCGFLKAFDGAALTIGMVNSAELTATIVERHASEQTFLLHAGSDTVPVRTQIIGEGHVYNCLTAAAVGMLYGIPLTDIVRGLERLDKIPGRMERLECGQPFSVFVDYAHTPDALVSALRSLRAITSGRLLCVFGAGGQRDKEKRPLMAEAVEAAADLAVVTDDNPRRENPGKIRRDILRGFQHSGAVVVKPDRAEAICWALGQAEPGDCVLIAGKGHEDYQVVGGQRHWFDDREIGRQWLYENVAWPRAGAPPFAELRRAKAG is encoded by the coding sequence ATGCGGGAAAATATTTCCAGCGCTGGCGGCATTAGCTTGCGGCAATTATTGCCCACGGCCGCGCTGTTTGGAGCCGACGACGTGGTCGTGCAAGCCTGCACGGCCGATTCGCGCACCTGCCGGCCGGGCGATTTGTATGCGGCGCTGGTGGGTTCGCACGTCGACGGTCACGACTTTGTCTCGCAGGCCGTGGGTCGCGGGGCGGCGGCGATATTGACCGAGCGGTATGTTCCCGCCGCCGGAGCGCCGGTGTGCGTGGCGCCTGACAGCCGGGTGGCGTTCGGCCAAATTTGCCAGGCGCTGGCGGGAAATCCGAGCGAAAAATTGAAAGTGATCGGCGTCACCGGAACGAACGGTAAAACGAGCACTTGCTGGCTGATTGCCAGCGTGCTGGAAGCCGCCGGCTATAACGCAGGCCTAACCGGCACAATTTTGAACAGCGACGGCGTTGCGGTCGATCCTAGCGAGATGACTACGCCGCCGGCGCCGATGCTTGCCGATTGGCTGGCGCGAACGGCGGCCAACGGCTGCTCGCACGCAGTGCTGGAAGTTTCCAGCCATGCGTTGGCGCAAGCCCGAACGGCGGGGATTGAATTTGACGCGGCCTGCATCACCAACGTGCGGCGCGATCATCTGGATTTTCACAATTCGATCGAAAATTATCGGCAGGCGAAATCGCGGCTGCTGAAGCAAATTCGCCCGGACGGTTTTGCGGTGCTAAATGCGGACGATCCGGCATGCTGCGGATTTCTGAAAGCGTTCGATGGAGCGGCGCTGACGATCGGGATGGTGAACTCCGCCGAGCTGACGGCCACGATTGTGGAACGACACGCCAGCGAGCAAACTTTTTTACTGCACGCCGGCAGCGACACCGTGCCGGTTCGGACACAAATCATCGGCGAGGGGCACGTCTACAACTGCCTGACGGCGGCGGCAGTGGGGATGCTGTATGGAATACCGTTGACCGACATCGTGCGCGGGTTGGAACGGTTGGATAAAATTCCCGGCCGTATGGAACGCCTGGAGTGCGGGCAGCCGTTTAGCGTGTTTGTGGATTACGCTCACACGCCCGATGCGCTGGTGAGCGCGCTGCGCTCGTTGCGGGCAATCACCAGCGGCCGATTGCTGTGCGTGTTTGGCGCCGGCGGACAGCGTGATAAAGAGAAACGACCGCTGATGGCCGAAGCGGTAGAAGCGGCCGCCGATTTAGCGGTGGTGACCGACGACAATCCGCGGCGGGAAAATCCGGGGAAAATTCGCCGCGATATTTTGCGTGGCTTTCAACATAGCGGCGCCGTGGTGGTGAAGCCCGATCGCGCGGAAGCCATTTGCTGGGCGCTGGGACAAGCGGAGCCGGGCGATTGCGTGCTGATCGCCGGCAAGGGGCATGAAGATTATCAAGTGGTCGGCGGCCAACGACATTGGTTCGACGATCGAGAAATTGGCCGGCAATGGCTGTACGAAAACGTCGCATGGCCACGAGCGGGTGCGCCACCGTTTGCAGAGTTGCGACGGGCCAAAGCCGGATAG
- a CDS encoding PTS sugar transporter subunit IIA, which yields MADEDFDLERLAVYLHLTPAQVNRLAERGKLPGRKVHGQWRFSQAQVHHWLENRIGLSDQEELQHVEAIVRPATGYLHKLSAIAEILPLAAIEVPLLAKTRNSVITSMTEVAARTGLLWDPPKMAEAVRAREDMHPTALEIGVALMHPRRPMTSILGEAFLAFGRTEKAIPFGGRSGLLTDLFFLICSTDDRGHLQTLARLSRLIVDPSLLAALRAAPDAAMVHQAFQSAEAKLRE from the coding sequence ATGGCTGATGAAGATTTTGATCTCGAACGTTTGGCCGTCTACCTGCACCTCACGCCGGCCCAAGTCAACCGCTTAGCGGAGCGCGGTAAACTTCCCGGCCGCAAAGTGCATGGCCAATGGCGATTTTCCCAGGCCCAGGTGCATCATTGGTTGGAAAACCGCATCGGCCTTTCGGACCAGGAAGAATTGCAGCACGTGGAAGCCATCGTGCGGCCCGCCACGGGTTATCTGCACAAGCTCAGCGCCATCGCAGAAATTCTGCCGCTAGCGGCCATCGAAGTTCCCCTGCTGGCAAAAACCCGCAATTCGGTCATCACTTCGATGACCGAAGTCGCTGCCCGCACCGGCCTGTTGTGGGATCCGCCAAAAATGGCCGAAGCGGTCCGAGCCCGGGAAGATATGCACCCCACCGCCTTGGAAATTGGCGTCGCGCTGATGCACCCACGCCGCCCCATGACCAGCATTTTGGGTGAAGCGTTTTTGGCCTTCGGGCGCACCGAAAAAGCCATTCCGTTTGGCGGCCGCAGCGGATTGCTCACTGATTTGTTCTTTCTCATCTGCTCGACCGACGACCGTGGCCACTTGCAAACTCTGGCGCGCTTGAGCCGCCTGATCGTCGATCCCTCACTGCTTGCGGCGCTGCGTGCCGCACCCGATGCCGCTATGGTTCATCAAGCCTTCCAGTCCGCCGAAGCAAAGTTGAGAGAATAA
- a CDS encoding response regulator codes for MYSSFPILFVGRADQPELRAAAAWLSTHGATLADDFPAALNLLSDGDCSPALIVLAEFFPPRLTNCQLHALRQSAPLAKIFRLLGPWFEGEVRTAHPLPATLRTYWHQWAPRLQRPLEQFCSNQISAHTPFESTWSLPITAGDDEQLLAALDDCGLPCAEVKRSDVLSDNFSAPLAQPANFCAPLIAVIAQHRETAQSLRDLCAQRGWKTVWLRTPPTETPLKVDVILFDSISGSPAELETVARLKAVSGGAPLVALQGFPRADDIRRWQTAGAAALVSKPFLAEDLFWQIEQFLPHSVAATV; via the coding sequence ATGTATTCTTCCTTTCCCATTCTGTTCGTCGGCCGCGCCGATCAACCCGAATTGCGCGCAGCCGCCGCTTGGCTTAGCACCCATGGCGCAACGCTGGCCGACGATTTTCCCGCCGCCTTAAATCTCCTCAGCGACGGCGATTGTTCACCGGCCTTAATCGTACTGGCCGAGTTCTTCCCGCCCCGCCTTACCAATTGCCAACTGCACGCCTTGCGCCAATCCGCGCCGCTGGCCAAAATCTTCCGCTTGTTGGGCCCCTGGTTCGAGGGCGAAGTTCGCACCGCACACCCGCTCCCTGCCACGCTGCGAACGTATTGGCATCAATGGGCCCCCCGATTGCAGCGACCCCTGGAACAATTCTGCTCCAACCAGATTTCGGCACATACGCCTTTTGAATCCACATGGTCGTTGCCCATTACCGCCGGCGATGACGAGCAGTTGCTGGCCGCGCTCGACGATTGTGGGCTGCCTTGCGCCGAAGTCAAACGCAGCGATGTCCTAAGCGATAACTTTTCCGCCCCGCTCGCGCAGCCCGCCAATTTCTGCGCCCCATTGATTGCCGTCATCGCCCAGCATCGCGAAACCGCTCAATCGCTGCGCGATTTGTGCGCCCAGCGCGGGTGGAAAACGGTCTGGCTGCGGACGCCGCCGACTGAAACCCCATTAAAGGTCGACGTGATTTTATTCGATTCCATCTCCGGCTCGCCGGCGGAGCTGGAAACCGTGGCGCGGCTAAAGGCCGTTTCCGGCGGTGCCCCACTCGTGGCGCTGCAAGGTTTTCCCCGGGCCGATGACATCCGCCGTTGGCAAACCGCCGGCGCCGCGGCACTCGTCTCCAAGCCATTCCTGGCCGAAGATCTGTTCTGGCAAATCGAGCAATTTCTCCCACATTCCGTCGCCGCAACCGTATGA
- a CDS encoding ImmA/IrrE family metallo-endopeptidase, whose protein sequence is MLPEISQEEMAVALDIVAREALKTAHWATPPVDAVGLAQRLGLNVAWDDRQQGRARLVNLATPNGRNAPSIFVKHDPRPERLHWAVAHEIGEALAEHVFAELEVDAHLAPQQAREMIANGMAARLLLPHKQFQRDGNECGWDLFRLKEIYATASHELLGRRMLDFSSPVIVAVYDQNQLTWRKTNAAYRLPPPGERELRCRRQAHETCQAIYDDGPPAIRAWPIHEPQWQREIMRVEVDEFAEA, encoded by the coding sequence ATGCTGCCGGAAATCTCTCAGGAAGAAATGGCTGTGGCCCTGGATATTGTGGCCCGGGAAGCGCTGAAGACGGCGCACTGGGCGACTCCGCCGGTGGACGCCGTGGGGTTGGCGCAGCGGTTGGGATTGAACGTGGCCTGGGACGATCGGCAGCAGGGGCGGGCGCGGTTGGTGAATTTAGCCACGCCGAATGGGAGAAATGCGCCGTCGATTTTTGTGAAGCACGATCCGCGCCCGGAACGGCTGCACTGGGCGGTGGCGCATGAAATTGGCGAAGCCCTGGCGGAGCACGTGTTTGCAGAATTGGAGGTCGATGCCCATTTAGCTCCGCAGCAGGCGCGGGAGATGATTGCCAACGGCATGGCCGCGCGGCTGTTGTTGCCGCACAAGCAGTTCCAGCGCGACGGAAACGAATGTGGGTGGGATTTATTTCGATTGAAGGAGATTTACGCCACGGCCAGCCACGAGCTGCTTGGGCGGCGGATGCTCGATTTTTCGTCCCCGGTGATTGTAGCAGTGTACGATCAGAATCAGCTAACTTGGCGGAAGACGAATGCCGCCTATCGTTTGCCGCCGCCCGGGGAGCGCGAACTTCGATGTCGCCGCCAGGCCCATGAAACTTGCCAGGCGATTTACGACGACGGTCCGCCGGCCATTCGTGCCTGGCCGATTCACGAACCGCAATGGCAACGCGAAATTATGCGCGTGGAAGTGGACGAGTTTGCGGAAGCGTGA
- the pgsA gene encoding CDP-diacylglycerol--glycerol-3-phosphate 3-phosphatidyltransferase: MSITSQPPTRAAKYDERTIVNFPNEVTTIRLALSVLLFVLLHFHWYWAGFWLFLLAAGTDWLDGFWARRYGQITILGRMLDPFVDKVIICGTYIFLAADPHSGLVAWMAVLVLGRELLVTALRSFFEQHGSDFSAAISGKLKFILQCAAVAASLYWLSYQPITAPTIPPTTAVGDLHLDYPTWVQSVVVISVWSMIAITIYSGYAYVRAAIGLIRRM; the protein is encoded by the coding sequence ATGTCGATCACCAGCCAACCGCCGACCCGGGCCGCCAAATACGACGAGCGCACCATCGTCAACTTTCCCAACGAAGTAACGACCATCCGTCTGGCCCTGTCCGTCCTCCTGTTCGTATTGCTGCATTTTCATTGGTACTGGGCCGGCTTTTGGCTGTTTCTGCTCGCCGCCGGCACAGATTGGCTCGATGGTTTTTGGGCCCGCCGCTATGGGCAAATCACCATCTTAGGTCGCATGCTTGATCCGTTTGTCGATAAGGTCATTATTTGCGGCACGTACATTTTTTTGGCCGCCGATCCCCATTCTGGATTGGTCGCTTGGATGGCCGTCCTGGTGCTGGGCCGCGAATTGCTCGTTACCGCCCTGCGCAGTTTTTTCGAACAGCACGGCTCCGATTTTTCCGCCGCCATTTCCGGCAAGCTGAAGTTTATTTTGCAATGTGCGGCTGTGGCCGCTAGTTTGTATTGGCTCAGTTACCAGCCGATCACCGCGCCCACCATCCCGCCCACGACGGCCGTCGGCGACCTGCACCTCGACTATCCCACCTGGGTGCAATCCGTCGTGGTAATTTCCGTTTGGTCGATGATCGCCATCACCATCTATTCCGGATATGCCTATGTGCGGGCGGCCATCGGGTTGATTCGTCGAATGTAG
- a CDS encoding transposase, translating into MNEREQRGLMIAASCRIKKRGQVWLVPSQAVNGKKYTVSLDSEQPHCTCPDHETRGCLCKHIYAARIVYEREYSDDGVMMTETESLTIQTTRKTYPQNWTAYNTAQTGEKATLQVLLHELCSGIPQPKAGIGPPRLPIGDAIFVACFKVYSMLSGRRCISDLCDAQAKGYIRRVPHFNSIFNVFDAPGTGTILTRLIAQSAAPLAALESKFAVDSSGFSGCKFDRWYDYRWGGEIKEMRSWVKCHAMIGCLTNVVTACEVLDKESADSPMLKPLMNETAKQFKIGDLCADAAYLSENNLQSIADIGGSGFIAFKRNSTASRPGVWNKSFHLFNLHREEFLARYHQRSNIESTFSMIKRKFGDSVRSKGDLAMKNEVLAKVLCHNLCCLIQSMEEFGLCIISHVKPQNDEDCSGAVATDRDGTIVFVQSRLTTIHMYISRSRLCQGVQRGTFPAYSSTRQRVLFRIR; encoded by the coding sequence ATGAACGAACGTGAACAACGCGGGTTGATGATTGCGGCTTCATGCCGGATTAAAAAGAGGGGCCAAGTCTGGCTCGTGCCATCCCAAGCAGTCAATGGGAAGAAGTATACCGTTTCCCTCGATTCTGAACAGCCGCATTGCACTTGCCCCGATCACGAAACGCGCGGCTGCCTCTGTAAACACATTTATGCCGCTCGCATCGTCTACGAACGCGAATATTCCGATGACGGCGTGATGATGACGGAAACGGAATCACTCACGATCCAAACGACACGAAAAACATATCCGCAGAATTGGACAGCCTATAACACTGCGCAAACTGGCGAAAAGGCGACGTTGCAGGTTTTGCTCCATGAACTGTGCTCTGGCATTCCGCAGCCCAAGGCAGGGATTGGACCGCCACGGCTACCAATCGGCGATGCAATTTTTGTTGCCTGCTTCAAAGTTTATTCCATGCTCAGCGGGAGGCGATGCATTAGCGACCTCTGCGACGCCCAAGCCAAAGGCTACATTCGCCGCGTTCCGCATTTTAACTCGATCTTCAATGTTTTCGACGCTCCAGGAACCGGGACGATCCTAACGCGGTTAATCGCTCAGTCAGCGGCACCGCTGGCGGCTTTGGAATCGAAGTTTGCGGTTGATTCGTCTGGCTTCAGTGGTTGCAAGTTTGACCGCTGGTATGACTACCGCTGGGGCGGTGAAATCAAGGAAATGCGAAGCTGGGTTAAATGTCACGCAATGATAGGCTGTTTAACTAACGTCGTCACAGCCTGCGAAGTGCTTGATAAAGAAAGCGCCGATTCGCCCATGCTAAAACCGCTAATGAACGAGACTGCCAAACAGTTCAAGATCGGCGATTTGTGCGCCGACGCTGCCTATCTCAGCGAAAACAACCTGCAATCTATCGCCGATATCGGGGGCAGCGGCTTCATTGCCTTCAAAAGAAATTCCACTGCCTCACGCCCCGGTGTGTGGAATAAATCATTCCACTTATTCAACCTTCACCGCGAAGAGTTTTTGGCTCGCTATCATCAACGCAGCAACATTGAATCCACGTTCTCAATGATTAAGCGCAAGTTCGGCGACAGCGTAAGAAGCAAAGGCGACCTCGCAATGAAAAACGAAGTCCTGGCGAAAGTGCTGTGCCACAATTTGTGCTGCTTGATACAATCGATGGAAGAGTTTGGGCTTTGCATAATATCTCACGTCAAGCCACAAAATGATGAAGATTGCAGCGGTGCTGTCGCAACAGATCGCGACGGCACCATCGTTTTTGTGCAAAGCCGCCTCACAACTATACATATGTATATATCTAGAAGCCGGCTCTGTCAAGGAGTCCAGCGCGGGACTTTTCCAGCGTATTCGTCCACTCGCCAGCGCGTCCTCTTTCGGATAAGATGA
- a CDS encoding N-6 DNA methylase — protein MGKKKSRRNENAGARGANGLQSKFRSTGGIAIPSKPQSANRNPTKVRKGDRREDHQAGKGLAPPIQRLLVDPATEVEAYGFIRDQLRDLGWIVKNPNSNTGGQVWTQNQCLGHAGIKSAFDKSRPENVIKVREDILWVIEAKALRKDLSKALSEAQDDYCQKINDIPGKLRAVLATGLAGTEDHGYLIRTTIRIDGEWHDVTINGRPATGLLSPQQAQFLVDNNTEDVHEYSPPQRLFLNAAERINEILHIGGINKNDRAKTMAALLLSVIDEPPNLDTKLSVLIGEINTRSEAILRQHGKPDFAPFVRILPPTNTTNHVKFKAALVKTIQELQNLNIRSAMNSSTDVLGQFYEVFLKYGNGAKEIGIVLTPRHITRFGVEAIGVSSDDIVLDPACGTGGFLVAAFDHVRRNSTSQQQERFKKYNIFGIEQESAVAALAIVNMIFRGDGKNNIVEGNAFSTYLTKRSVNGHATAQYAQNQPSEGNEPITRVLMNPPFALKGSTDKEYRFVSQALSTMVDGKILFCLLPLNILFGSRDELIWRRDELLAKHSLLAVVSLPEKLFYPAAMKQVAAIIVKKGVPHSPEQPVFWAMIEHDGQIISKSKRLPATEFVPPRSERDQLPEVLPVLKSFIASPTTHVNVPQFYKTAPIDFSDPQLELLPEAYLDTAPLSKAVLAEAVEQMARQTAAFLVQYGKEALVEEFDK, from the coding sequence TTGGGTAAGAAAAAAAGCCGCCGGAATGAAAACGCAGGAGCTAGGGGAGCGAATGGGCTTCAAAGTAAATTCCGCTCGACAGGGGGTATCGCAATTCCTTCAAAGCCACAATCCGCAAATCGGAACCCTACGAAAGTTCGCAAAGGCGATCGGCGTGAAGATCACCAAGCTGGTAAAGGACTAGCGCCGCCTATTCAACGGCTGCTGGTTGATCCGGCAACTGAAGTCGAAGCTTACGGGTTTATACGTGATCAATTACGCGATCTTGGCTGGATTGTAAAAAACCCTAATTCTAATACGGGTGGGCAGGTTTGGACGCAAAACCAATGCCTCGGCCATGCCGGTATTAAAAGTGCGTTCGATAAAAGTCGGCCAGAAAATGTAATCAAAGTACGCGAAGACATTTTGTGGGTAATCGAAGCCAAGGCCCTTCGCAAAGACTTATCTAAGGCACTTTCGGAAGCGCAGGACGATTATTGCCAAAAAATAAATGACATTCCCGGAAAGTTGCGGGCTGTACTAGCGACCGGCTTGGCCGGAACTGAGGATCACGGCTATCTAATCCGTACAACTATTCGGATTGATGGTGAATGGCACGATGTAACAATCAATGGCCGTCCGGCAACTGGTTTGTTGTCACCGCAACAAGCGCAGTTCCTTGTCGATAACAACACCGAAGATGTTCACGAATATTCGCCGCCACAACGGTTATTTTTGAATGCCGCTGAGAGAATAAATGAGATTTTGCATATTGGTGGAATCAATAAGAATGATCGCGCAAAAACTATGGCGGCATTGCTTCTGTCAGTAATTGACGAACCGCCAAATCTAGATACAAAACTCTCGGTCTTAATTGGCGAAATTAACACTCGCAGCGAAGCGATACTACGGCAGCACGGCAAGCCAGATTTCGCGCCATTTGTTCGAATTCTTCCACCAACCAATACAACTAATCACGTTAAATTCAAAGCTGCATTAGTAAAAACGATACAAGAATTGCAGAACTTAAACATTCGTTCTGCTATGAATTCCAGTACTGACGTTCTTGGGCAGTTCTACGAGGTATTTCTAAAGTACGGAAATGGAGCGAAGGAAATCGGGATTGTGTTGACGCCAAGACACATCACACGTTTTGGCGTGGAAGCAATCGGTGTTTCTAGCGATGACATTGTTCTCGATCCAGCATGCGGAACTGGCGGATTTTTAGTTGCCGCGTTTGATCATGTTCGCAGGAACAGCACAAGCCAACAGCAAGAGCGGTTTAAGAAATACAATATTTTTGGCATAGAACAGGAATCCGCTGTCGCAGCACTCGCAATTGTGAATATGATTTTTCGAGGTGATGGAAAAAACAACATTGTCGAAGGCAATGCTTTTAGTACGTACTTAACAAAGCGATCTGTTAACGGTCATGCGACAGCGCAATATGCTCAAAACCAACCATCAGAAGGAAATGAGCCAATAACGCGGGTTTTGATGAACCCACCATTTGCGCTGAAGGGAAGCACAGACAAAGAATATCGTTTTGTCTCGCAAGCGCTTTCTACTATGGTTGATGGAAAAATACTGTTTTGCCTATTACCGCTCAATATATTATTCGGATCACGAGACGAACTTATTTGGCGACGAGACGAACTATTGGCCAAGCACAGCTTGCTCGCTGTTGTCAGCTTGCCCGAGAAACTCTTCTATCCGGCTGCAATGAAGCAAGTTGCCGCGATCATAGTCAAAAAAGGGGTGCCGCATTCGCCAGAGCAGCCCGTGTTTTGGGCAATGATTGAACACGACGGGCAAATTATTTCTAAGTCGAAGCGGTTGCCAGCGACAGAATTCGTACCACCGCGTTCAGAACGCGATCAACTCCCAGAAGTACTGCCTGTTCTTAAAAGTTTTATTGCCTCGCCTACAACGCATGTTAACGTGCCCCAATTTTACAAGACCGCGCCTATAGATTTTTCAGACCCGCAACTTGAATTGCTCCCAGAAGCTTATCTTGATACTGCACCGCTAAGCAAAGCAGTATTAGCGGAAGCCGTAGAACAAATGGCAAGGCAAACGGCAGCGTTCCTTGTTCAATACGGAAAAGAAGCGCTGGTAGAGGAGTTCGACAAATGA
- a CDS encoding CPBP family intramembrane glutamic endopeptidase, protein MEITPAELIEQVCMLLAMGLPVWLWLVWRWRNDGVLLPYEPRSPVPWQGVDLLLVLALFFLAEVFCLSLGFRIAGLKPAIDGQPQTAAEQLVAITGDGAARLVALCLALVVLTRRAHATAANLGFQPTKIVFDLTCGAIAFAAIAPVVYAVQIVSEAFITQYHHPLIKAVQQHPDPVTWIMVTLSAVIVAPVTEEFFFRGLLQGWLEKIELDYCRRLGRVAATSAAEDYPADAAHEAHTQPQFLQHGLLNLPLGTVPILLSSTLFALTHLGQGAAHIPLFVLALVLGFLYQRTHRLLPSVVVHFLLNAITMGLLFAST, encoded by the coding sequence ATGGAAATCACGCCCGCTGAACTGATCGAACAAGTCTGCATGCTCCTGGCCATGGGCCTGCCCGTTTGGCTGTGGCTGGTTTGGCGCTGGCGAAACGACGGTGTACTTTTACCGTACGAACCACGTTCCCCCGTCCCTTGGCAAGGGGTCGATTTGCTGCTTGTCTTGGCGTTGTTTTTTCTGGCCGAAGTGTTCTGCCTTAGCCTCGGTTTCCGTATCGCAGGCCTCAAACCCGCGATCGACGGGCAACCCCAAACGGCCGCGGAACAGTTGGTCGCCATCACGGGCGACGGCGCTGCACGTCTCGTTGCGCTCTGTCTTGCCCTGGTTGTTCTCACACGCCGCGCCCACGCCACGGCGGCCAATTTAGGTTTCCAGCCAACGAAAATTGTCTTCGATCTGACATGCGGAGCGATTGCTTTTGCGGCCATCGCGCCCGTCGTCTATGCCGTCCAAATCGTATCGGAAGCGTTCATCACTCAATACCATCATCCATTGATCAAGGCCGTCCAGCAGCACCCGGACCCCGTCACCTGGATCATGGTCACCCTTTCCGCTGTCATCGTGGCGCCGGTGACCGAAGAATTTTTCTTCCGCGGATTGCTGCAGGGCTGGCTGGAAAAAATCGAACTGGATTATTGCCGGCGGCTCGGTCGAGTCGCTGCCACTTCTGCGGCCGAAGATTATCCCGCCGATGCGGCTCATGAGGCCCACACTCAACCCCAGTTTTTGCAGCACGGCCTGCTGAATCTGCCCTTAGGGACTGTGCCCATTTTGCTTAGCTCCACGTTATTTGCACTCACGCATTTAGGGCAGGGCGCGGCCCACATTCCGCTGTTTGTGCTGGCCTTGGTGCTGGGTTTTCTCTACCAACGCACCCACCGTTTGCTGCCGTCCGTGGTCGTCCACTTTCTGCTCAATGCCATCACCATGGGCCTGCTGTTCGCCTCCACGTAA
- the rimO gene encoding 30S ribosomal protein S12 methylthiotransferase RimO produces MSTLTTVAAKPVPNNCKGTYAFVSLGCPKNLVDSERMLGLLQLDGYRLVHEPQGADFVVVNTCGFIERAREESYSTIHEMLELKRRGDIRGVIVSGCLAEREKEVLLEKCPEVDYIVGVFGREQVTQVADRLVGRLAEQRSVFRPAPSRPFSDRSRLRITPRHFAYLKISEGCDRLCTFCAIPKMRGKHATKPMEEVLAEAAELAADGVRELIIVAQDTTYYGLDLYGQPRLAELLRQLVEVPGIDWIRLMYLYPMYFSDELVDVISTGGKILPYLDLPLQHINDTMLRRMQRRVNRAETEQLLSTLRARIPNLVLRTTFITGFPGETDEQFAELVEFSQQQKFQRLGVFTYSYEEGTPAIRLPDHLPDEVKNSRRDQLMAVQQNVAFQWNQSQVGRRLDVLIDRAIPEENNAWLGRSYADAPDVDGVVYVTGKHLKPGKIVPCEIVATAEYDLVAAAIGHGK; encoded by the coding sequence TTGTCCACTTTGACCACCGTCGCCGCTAAACCCGTGCCTAACAATTGCAAAGGCACATACGCCTTCGTCAGCCTCGGCTGCCCCAAAAACCTGGTCGACAGCGAACGCATGCTGGGCTTGTTGCAGCTCGACGGCTACCGCCTGGTCCACGAACCGCAGGGGGCAGATTTCGTCGTCGTCAATACCTGCGGCTTTATCGAACGGGCCCGCGAAGAATCGTACTCCACCATCCACGAAATGCTGGAACTCAAGCGCCGGGGTGATATCCGGGGCGTCATCGTTTCCGGCTGCCTGGCGGAGCGGGAAAAAGAAGTGCTGCTGGAAAAATGCCCAGAGGTCGATTACATCGTCGGCGTATTTGGCCGCGAACAAGTGACGCAGGTGGCCGATCGCTTGGTCGGCCGGCTGGCCGAACAGCGGAGCGTATTTCGACCCGCCCCGTCACGGCCGTTTTCTGATCGTTCTCGGTTGCGCATCACTCCGCGGCATTTCGCCTATCTGAAAATCTCCGAAGGGTGCGACCGCCTTTGTACTTTCTGCGCCATTCCCAAAATGCGCGGCAAGCACGCCACCAAGCCCATGGAAGAAGTGCTTGCAGAAGCCGCCGAGTTGGCCGCCGACGGCGTGCGGGAGCTCATCATCGTCGCCCAAGATACCACGTATTACGGCCTCGACCTGTACGGCCAGCCGCGCCTGGCCGAACTGCTGCGGCAACTTGTCGAAGTGCCCGGCATCGATTGGATTCGGCTGATGTACCTGTACCCCATGTACTTCAGCGACGAACTGGTCGATGTCATTTCCACCGGCGGAAAAATCCTCCCCTATCTCGATTTGCCGCTGCAGCACATTAACGACACCATGCTCCGCCGCATGCAGCGCCGTGTGAATCGGGCCGAAACCGAGCAACTGCTGTCCACGCTCCGCGCGCGCATTCCCAATCTGGTGCTCCGTACGACCTTCATCACGGGCTTTCCCGGCGAAACCGACGAGCAATTTGCGGAGCTCGTCGAGTTTTCCCAGCAGCAAAAATTTCAACGGCTCGGCGTGTTCACCTATTCCTACGAAGAAGGCACCCCGGCGATCCGCCTGCCCGATCACCTTCCCGACGAAGTGAAAAATTCCCGCCGCGACCAATTGATGGCCGTCCAGCAAAATGTCGCCTTCCAGTGGAACCAATCGCAAGTCGGCCGCCGGCTCGATGTGCTCATCGACCGCGCCATTCCCGAGGAAAATAACGCCTGGCTGGGCCGTTCCTATGCCGACGCTCCCGATGTCGATGGCGTGGTCTACGTCACCGGCAAGCATCTCAAGCCGGGCAAAATTGTCCCCTGCGAAATTGTCGCCACCGCCGAATACGACCTGGTCGCCGCCGCCATTGGGCATGGAAAATAG